In one Photobacterium swingsii genomic region, the following are encoded:
- a CDS encoding FadR/GntR family transcriptional regulator produces MTKSKSTLAINQIVCDILKERTPAGAYLKGENELALSLGVSRTSVRSALQTLASKGLITITPKVGSIANTPDQWNWLDHDVLRWVTEYKASDTFIPHLLEVRLMVEPNAAALAALNATGDNLAALERSYNMMAAGLEHNDRVQINTGDIEFHKQLLLATKNPFLISLGDALTTTMEVSFSRTLEKDVLLSKPALDDHYYVMDAVRMRKPEDAREKMREIIMGAIAKTVKTMKGTDLIR; encoded by the coding sequence ATGACAAAGTCGAAATCAACCTTAGCGATAAATCAGATTGTCTGTGACATTTTAAAAGAGCGAACACCTGCTGGTGCATATTTAAAAGGTGAAAATGAACTCGCTCTCTCATTAGGTGTTTCAAGAACATCAGTACGGAGTGCTTTGCAGACATTAGCTAGCAAAGGCCTAATAACCATAACGCCAAAAGTGGGCAGCATTGCAAATACGCCTGATCAGTGGAATTGGTTGGATCATGATGTGCTACGTTGGGTAACGGAATATAAAGCATCCGATACGTTTATCCCGCACTTACTTGAAGTGCGTTTGATGGTGGAACCCAACGCCGCGGCACTGGCAGCTTTAAATGCAACTGGGGACAACCTTGCCGCGCTTGAGCGAAGCTACAATATGATGGCCGCAGGGCTGGAACATAATGACAGAGTGCAGATTAATACGGGTGATATTGAGTTTCATAAGCAGCTTTTGCTGGCGACAAAGAATCCGTTTTTGATTTCTCTAGGTGATGCCTTAACAACGACCATGGAAGTGTCATTTTCCCGTACCTTAGAGAAAGATGTACTGCTCAGTAAACCCGCGCTGGATGATCACTATTATGTGATGGACGCGGTGAGAATGCGTAAGCCTGAAGATGCCAGAGAAAAGATGCGTGAAATTATCATGGGGGCCATAGCTAAAACGGTTAAAACCATGAAAGGTACTGATTTAATACGTTAG
- a CDS encoding PcfJ domain-containing protein: protein MTALTISTTELGYDFDIELSSWHDKLCGYRVFPNKKTPLDGGLGIGFNFVAQYDLDGAWLSQIPQHYLTITDPFPEYQYQLLWLAANSTAAAQILESRPLILVLVCHRFRVDNESALRLCQLGQRCILQALGFDGRKASLKFLDRLNINFSQGNELEHIIRLLNAKEQRYLKFKHYASIEYNNLVLDQIHPFLTGSRLGLAVADEQRGYRTCGLATFQDVLMLGRDLGIHDPIAHIVRQPSLAALEQLHDNWTDQRNQRIYSKRLRPIDHEVLYDLPLKGTSHIIPIKDYAALVEEGQKQRHCISVYHSRITSGQYCAFRMLHPERLTIGIRRLPRGHFPFEIDQISGVKNALPSEESRQLVHAWFSHCRQSWYSKKNSA from the coding sequence ATGACAGCATTAACTATATCAACCACCGAACTTGGCTATGACTTTGATATCGAATTAAGCAGTTGGCATGACAAGCTTTGTGGCTATCGCGTGTTCCCAAATAAAAAAACACCGTTAGACGGTGGCTTAGGAATTGGCTTTAATTTTGTGGCGCAATATGACCTTGATGGTGCATGGCTTTCACAAATCCCACAGCATTATTTAACGATCACCGACCCCTTTCCTGAATACCAATATCAATTACTGTGGTTAGCCGCCAATTCAACGGCTGCAGCGCAAATATTAGAAAGCCGCCCTCTTATCTTAGTCTTGGTATGCCATCGCTTTCGCGTGGATAATGAGAGTGCACTGCGATTGTGTCAATTAGGGCAACGCTGCATCCTACAAGCGTTAGGGTTTGATGGGCGAAAAGCATCGCTTAAATTTTTAGATCGCCTGAATATCAACTTCTCTCAAGGTAACGAGCTAGAACACATCATTCGTTTACTTAATGCCAAAGAACAGCGCTACCTAAAATTTAAACATTACGCATCAATTGAGTACAACAATCTGGTGCTCGACCAAATCCATCCCTTCCTTACCGGAAGTCGCTTAGGACTTGCCGTTGCCGATGAGCAGCGAGGTTACCGCACTTGTGGCTTAGCCACTTTTCAAGATGTATTAATGCTCGGGCGCGATCTTGGCATTCATGACCCGATAGCTCATATTGTTCGACAGCCATCATTAGCTGCGTTAGAGCAACTGCATGACAATTGGACAGATCAGCGCAATCAACGAATTTATAGTAAGCGATTAAGACCCATAGATCATGAAGTGCTCTACGATCTACCACTCAAAGGAACAAGTCACATTATTCCCATCAAAGACTATGCAGCGTTAGTCGAAGAAGGGCAAAAGCAGCGCCATTGTATTTCGGTCTATCACAGCCGCATTACCTCTGGACAATATTGCGCATTTCGTATGCTGCACCCTGAACGCCTCACCATAGGGATACGCCGCCTTCCTCGGGGACATTTCCCATTTGAGATAGACCAAATATCAGGGGTTAAAAATGCCCTGCCATCGGAAGAAAGTCGACAGCTTGTTCACGCTTGGTTTAGCCACTGCCGTCAAAGTTGGTATTCAAAGAAAAACAGTGCATAA
- a CDS encoding linear amide C-N hydrolase yields the protein MKNFKLNKFATIFIAATAFATVTSTAHACSRITLDTPHGVSTVRSLDWGDQLGNVTQVNPVGIERMSAETPSYEKTMQWETKYHSVAQREYDVFHGVTSDAINEKGLAASLLYMYDSQQFIKDYKDSGAPAVSFLNVIDYLVENYASVDEVAAAFNDNAFQIAWADGLHGTQHGLHISVQDKAGNIALFQLNKGGKMVMHRGDVKSDLRVMANAPLQQEHRAYVEKVDLTDLAAKDIPSSISSLDRNLRGLFNTSHITLEEGKSWAQTRGKLLSTFNAGNLVPQDLIDPVNGETYASWTQFVYNHDNGDFLFTNYDTREQIGYNFNDTLAFTETMCADTVKQASEGLNTVMFSKCKSM from the coding sequence ATGAAAAACTTCAAACTGAATAAATTCGCCACTATTTTTATTGCTGCGACGGCATTTGCAACTGTAACGTCAACGGCACATGCTTGCTCGAGAATTACACTTGATACGCCACACGGTGTCTCGACAGTGCGTTCACTTGATTGGGGTGATCAACTTGGCAATGTAACTCAAGTCAACCCTGTCGGTATTGAGCGAATGAGCGCAGAAACACCGAGTTATGAGAAAACCATGCAGTGGGAAACAAAATATCACAGCGTTGCACAGCGTGAATATGATGTTTTCCATGGTGTCACATCTGATGCCATCAATGAAAAAGGCTTAGCAGCATCATTACTTTATATGTATGACTCACAGCAATTTATCAAAGACTATAAAGACTCTGGTGCACCAGCGGTTAGCTTTCTTAATGTAATTGATTATCTGGTTGAGAACTATGCAAGCGTTGATGAAGTTGCCGCAGCTTTTAATGACAACGCATTCCAAATTGCTTGGGCCGATGGTTTACATGGTACGCAGCACGGTTTGCATATTTCGGTTCAAGATAAAGCGGGTAACATTGCACTTTTCCAATTGAACAAGGGCGGCAAGATGGTGATGCACCGTGGTGATGTCAAATCAGATCTTCGTGTCATGGCCAACGCGCCGCTGCAGCAAGAACACCGTGCGTATGTGGAAAAGGTAGATTTAACCGATTTAGCAGCGAAAGACATTCCATCATCAATTTCATCGCTTGATCGTAACTTACGCGGCTTGTTTAACACCAGTCACATAACACTAGAAGAAGGCAAAAGCTGGGCACAAACGCGCGGTAAATTATTGAGCACTTTTAATGCGGGCAACCTTGTGCCACAAGACTTGATTGACCCTGTGAATGGTGAAACTTACGCGAGCTGGACCCAGTTTGTTTATAACCATGATAACGGTGATTTCTTGTTCACCAATTATGATACTCGTGAGCAAATTGGCTACAACTTTAACGATACGCTCGCTTTTACAGAAACCATGTGTGCAGACACGGTAAAGCAAGCATCTGAAGGTTTGAATACGGTCATGTTTAGTAAGTGTAAGTCGATGTAG
- a CDS encoding LysR family transcriptional regulator, whose protein sequence is MAISLDQLQAFVATVEQKSMAQAARHIGKHVSTLREQINNLEIDTGLTLFTRHAKSIEVTHEGKQLYTFALSMLRESAHFDAKVDSLLQGIPDKLTLAIDTSLVEPALDNLMADILKAYPYLTLKVLNGDTLQVRGWVLSGQADIGLMFSTINMPAEMVVSKGYNFEVIRVVPPQWSLIPHASQRDLADKLQLTFTFLHDIGMRDADVLSHRYMLCNNAPQLLNLIKAGVGWGHLPKFVCEEALAKGDVIQNQEQGDTYANWHADLTWLKEKAMNPAMQMFIDGVRALPVH, encoded by the coding sequence ATGGCTATCTCGTTAGACCAACTCCAAGCGTTTGTTGCTACCGTTGAGCAAAAAAGCATGGCACAAGCGGCGCGCCATATCGGTAAACACGTTTCAACATTACGAGAGCAAATCAATAACCTAGAAATTGATACTGGTTTAACCTTATTTACTCGTCATGCCAAATCGATAGAGGTAACTCATGAGGGAAAGCAGCTTTATACCTTTGCCCTTTCAATGTTACGAGAATCGGCGCATTTTGACGCTAAGGTCGATAGTTTGTTGCAAGGGATCCCCGATAAACTCACTCTCGCGATAGATACAAGCTTGGTAGAACCCGCCTTAGATAATCTGATGGCCGATATTCTTAAGGCATACCCATATCTCACTTTAAAAGTGCTAAATGGTGATACCTTGCAAGTTAGGGGGTGGGTACTTTCAGGACAAGCGGATATTGGGTTGATGTTTAGTACCATAAATATGCCGGCAGAAATGGTCGTTAGCAAAGGGTATAATTTTGAAGTGATCCGTGTCGTTCCCCCACAATGGTCACTCATACCACATGCGTCACAACGCGATCTCGCTGATAAGTTACAACTGACTTTCACCTTTTTACACGATATCGGCATGCGTGATGCTGATGTGCTCAGTCACCGCTATATGCTTTGTAACAATGCTCCCCAATTGCTCAACTTGATTAAAGCAGGCGTAGGTTGGGGACACTTACCCAAATTTGTTTGTGAAGAAGCCTTAGCGAAAGGAGACGTTATTCAGAACCAAGAACAAGGTGACACCTACGCAAACTGGCATGCAGATCTCACTTGGCTAAAAGAAAAAGCGATGAATCCAGCTATGCAGATGTTTATCGACGGTGTACGCGCGTTGCCTGTGCATTAG
- a CDS encoding bifunctional helix-turn-helix domain-containing protein/methylated-DNA--[protein]-cysteine S-methyltransferase, protein MSNSESHRHYHVVEQAINFIHRNFEHQPTLAEIAQSVHMSEHHLQRVFSEWAGISPKRFLQVVTKQAALDALKQTRNLMEASQSVGLSGTSRLHDLMVTCEAMTPGEIKKGGQGVSIQYGVVVTPFDEAVIAWTDRGICFLQFADNHEKNMIDELYRQWPNGTFKINSEQAQAYSDTIFSVEPDKKLARGKIHLVLKGTNFQVKVWEAMINTHSGQRLSYSQVAQLMGSPKASRAVGTALATNTIGYLIPCHRVIKSNGELGNYRWRPNRKAAILAWENVAKDK, encoded by the coding sequence GTGAGTAATTCAGAGAGTCATCGTCATTATCATGTCGTTGAGCAAGCGATAAACTTTATTCATCGCAATTTTGAACATCAGCCAACCTTGGCTGAAATTGCACAATCTGTTCATATGAGCGAGCATCATTTACAACGGGTATTTTCTGAATGGGCGGGGATCTCGCCTAAGCGTTTTTTGCAGGTTGTGACCAAGCAAGCGGCATTGGATGCATTAAAACAAACCCGAAATTTAATGGAAGCAAGCCAATCAGTAGGCCTATCGGGTACCAGTCGATTGCATGATTTGATGGTGACGTGTGAAGCCATGACACCGGGTGAAATTAAAAAAGGTGGGCAAGGGGTCAGTATTCAATATGGTGTTGTCGTCACCCCCTTTGATGAGGCTGTGATTGCGTGGACAGACCGTGGTATTTGTTTTCTTCAATTTGCCGATAACCATGAAAAAAACATGATTGATGAATTATACCGCCAATGGCCAAACGGGACGTTCAAGATTAATAGTGAACAAGCACAGGCATATAGCGATACCATATTTTCTGTTGAACCGGATAAAAAGTTGGCAAGAGGCAAAATTCATTTAGTGCTGAAAGGCACGAACTTCCAAGTGAAAGTATGGGAGGCGATGATCAATACCCATTCGGGGCAACGATTGTCTTACTCTCAAGTCGCGCAATTAATGGGCTCACCTAAGGCGTCACGAGCCGTCGGAACGGCATTGGCCACTAACACGATTGGTTATTTGATCCCGTGTCATCGGGTGATCAAAAGTAATGGCGAACTGGGGAACTACCGTTGGCGACCTAACAGAAAAGCGGCTATTTTGGCATGGGAGAACGTCGCGAAAGATAAATAA
- a CDS encoding DMT family transporter, translating to MNSFFRLIMLAAIWGGSFLFMRISATPLGPAVLIEARVGFAAVTLLIIAFYLKKQLNMVENAKHYFTLGLFNTALPFLLFAYAAQSLNASTLSIFNSTAPIWGAIIGAIWTRTALTKPVLLGLGLGVIGVSVLVGWEAMSIGENAILPMMAAIGAAVSYGIATNYAKHAPSVEAFNNAHGSMWASVVLVLPLIFFLPAREAPTSEIAMAVILLGVVCTGLAYLLYFRLVSDLGPSSALSVTFLIPVFGILWGHLFLDEAIGFNTVIGSIFVITGTMLVTGFSPRQFFQQKAVQGE from the coding sequence ATGAACAGCTTTTTTCGATTAATCATGTTAGCGGCAATATGGGGTGGGTCTTTTCTCTTTATGCGCATTTCAGCCACCCCTTTAGGCCCTGCCGTGCTGATTGAAGCACGTGTCGGATTCGCTGCGGTGACATTATTGATTATTGCTTTCTATTTGAAAAAACAGCTCAACATGGTGGAGAACGCCAAACATTATTTTACTTTGGGGCTGTTTAATACCGCCTTGCCTTTTTTGTTGTTTGCTTATGCTGCGCAGTCTTTGAATGCGTCGACTTTGTCGATATTTAATTCCACAGCACCGATTTGGGGGGCCATTATTGGGGCGATTTGGACTCGTACAGCACTTACCAAACCTGTGTTATTGGGGCTTGGACTTGGTGTTATTGGTGTCAGTGTTTTAGTGGGCTGGGAAGCCATGAGCATAGGGGAGAATGCCATTCTTCCTATGATGGCAGCCATCGGTGCGGCGGTCAGTTATGGTATTGCCACTAACTACGCGAAACATGCACCAAGTGTTGAAGCCTTTAATAATGCGCATGGCAGTATGTGGGCATCGGTGGTGCTGGTATTACCGCTCATTTTCTTCTTACCAGCCCGAGAAGCGCCAACGTCAGAAATTGCGATGGCGGTTATTTTATTGGGCGTGGTTTGTACGGGGTTAGCGTATTTATTGTATTTCCGTTTAGTCAGTGATTTAGGACCATCCTCTGCGTTGTCGGTAACATTTCTTATCCCTGTTTTTGGTATCTTATGGGGACATCTTTTCTTAGATGAAGCGATTGGTTTTAATACTGTTATCGGGTCAATTTTTGTCATTACAGGCACTATGTTAGTGACGGGCTTTTCACCACGTCAATTTTTCCAACAGAAGGCGGTACAAGGTGAGTAA
- a CDS encoding LysR family transcriptional regulator — protein MNSLHLKALLLAIETGSISSAARKLGKKQPQVSQWISDLEIDLGVTIFERTGNKTRLSIEGERLLPFLTHTMSQFDQFVQHAEMIAHNEPTVLTIGIENYIPEHAFTQPLALALDLPHLSVEVYREEKHQLEADLTQGNTDIIIINESDTLHHLHFEYCRLGFYNEVLACSPAHPLASLMSVTTKDLSQYRELIWGEAGSLQDDTNSHGFSPLYSVFSDIQPLVAMLKYSKGFAFLPAECVATDIEQHQLTTLHCDFEPNSIDRRIELCWRNGLTHSHHGAKVIDAFKHHHQLADNTTV, from the coding sequence ATGAACTCTCTCCATTTGAAAGCGCTACTGTTGGCCATCGAAACAGGTTCTATTTCCTCAGCAGCGAGAAAACTGGGGAAAAAGCAACCTCAGGTAAGCCAATGGATTTCAGATTTAGAGATAGATCTTGGAGTAACGATTTTTGAGCGGACAGGCAACAAGACACGCTTGAGCATAGAAGGAGAGCGTTTACTGCCTTTTCTCACTCATACCATGAGTCAATTTGATCAATTCGTCCAACACGCAGAAATGATCGCTCATAATGAACCTACGGTATTGACCATAGGCATCGAGAACTATATCCCTGAGCATGCTTTCACGCAGCCACTGGCACTCGCACTCGACCTTCCACATCTCAGTGTTGAAGTTTATCGCGAAGAAAAACATCAACTTGAGGCTGACTTAACCCAAGGCAATACCGACATCATTATCATTAATGAATCCGATACACTGCATCATCTCCATTTCGAATACTGCCGCTTAGGTTTTTATAACGAAGTATTAGCCTGTAGTCCCGCTCACCCACTGGCCAGCTTGATGTCAGTGACAACCAAGGATTTAAGTCAGTACCGCGAGTTAATTTGGGGGGAGGCAGGCAGCCTACAAGATGATACAAATAGTCATGGGTTTAGCCCACTCTATAGCGTTTTCTCAGACATTCAGCCCTTAGTTGCTATGTTAAAATACAGCAAAGGCTTTGCCTTCTTACCCGCAGAATGTGTGGCTACCGACATTGAGCAACACCAATTAACCACTCTCCATTGCGATTTTGAACCCAATAGTATCGATCGCCGCATCGAGCTGTGCTGGCGTAATGGACTGACCCACTCTCATCATGGCGCCAAGGTGATTGATGCGTTTAAACATCACCACCAGCTTGCTGATAACACGACTGTATAA
- a CDS encoding lipopolysaccharide biosynthesis protein, with translation MEKIDAQNSPQEDTLTRLKKAFITGIFATLASISIGFIFKIWLAQWVAKEDLALFHSVVDIISLSLILMTGFRSSMVVSYSQTKNDRDIINIFRFSLIIMVLITWGLVIPYIKHELNINVSYYQLVGIIFSMGLKVYFTNLVAMYRLYSISNKVTWLDPLANAVLFLFCFYVIELPPLSSLFYSMTLSSLAVAGFMYIRRRKEIATKPLSTVQLDPTLINYVKKSFTASLEAGASILMIYITVLLTISHFSIDELGDFQVVVRPIFTYMTMLFVFPIYRFVLPELAVCVRKKQHEQIKLIRRWVFKLSFIVSALFFCIMLMWAKPIVLWVFPAEYEGAIPVLFHFSIFFIFMMLNAYQLAYIKAHGHFTQSLVIRLSGIVSLVIGYYGLSLFTNNVVAIIAALGLGYMMMFILSTLAERQILCQQQTVEEKCIDVN, from the coding sequence ATGGAAAAGATAGACGCTCAAAACTCACCACAAGAAGACACACTCACGCGGCTTAAAAAAGCATTTATCACTGGCATTTTTGCAACGCTCGCCAGTATATCCATTGGGTTTATCTTCAAAATTTGGCTAGCGCAGTGGGTCGCTAAAGAAGATCTGGCACTATTTCATAGTGTGGTGGATATCATTTCTTTGTCACTGATCCTAATGACAGGCTTTCGCTCATCCATGGTCGTCAGCTACAGCCAAACAAAGAATGATCGCGATATCATCAATATTTTCCGATTTAGTTTGATCATTATGGTCTTAATTACTTGGGGGCTGGTCATTCCCTATATCAAGCATGAACTGAATATCAACGTTAGCTATTATCAGTTGGTTGGGATCATATTCAGTATGGGGCTCAAGGTGTATTTCACCAACCTTGTTGCCATGTATCGGCTTTACAGTATTTCAAACAAAGTGACTTGGCTAGATCCATTAGCGAATGCCGTACTTTTCCTATTCTGCTTCTATGTGATCGAATTACCCCCTCTTTCATCACTGTTCTATAGCATGACGTTATCCTCCCTTGCCGTCGCAGGGTTTATGTATATTCGTCGCCGAAAAGAGATAGCAACCAAGCCACTTTCAACCGTTCAACTAGATCCAACACTGATCAATTATGTTAAGAAGAGCTTTACAGCCTCACTGGAAGCAGGGGCGAGCATCTTAATGATATATATCACGGTACTACTTACCATTAGCCATTTCAGTATTGATGAACTCGGTGATTTTCAGGTCGTGGTTCGCCCTATTTTTACCTATATGACCATGTTGTTTGTCTTCCCTATTTACCGCTTTGTCTTACCGGAACTTGCTGTATGCGTACGTAAAAAACAGCATGAACAAATAAAGTTAATCCGTCGTTGGGTTTTTAAGCTCTCTTTTATCGTCTCCGCGCTCTTTTTTTGCATCATGCTAATGTGGGCGAAACCGATTGTACTTTGGGTATTTCCTGCAGAGTACGAGGGAGCTATTCCAGTATTATTCCACTTCTCTATTTTCTTTATTTTCATGATGCTCAATGCCTACCAACTGGCTTATATTAAAGCACATGGGCACTTTACACAGAGCCTCGTTATTCGCTTAAGTGGTATTGTCAGCTTAGTCATTGGCTATTACGGTTTATCGCTATTTACCAATAATGTGGTGGCTATCATTGCTGCATTAGGACTGGGGTATATGATGATGTTTATCTTATCAACCCTTGCTGAACGTCAAATATTATGTCAACAGCAAACGGTAGAGGAAAAGTGCATTGACGTTAACTAA
- a CDS encoding lipoate--protein ligase family protein, giving the protein MTLTNKLVRYPHIDADRAFEKEDELLQQIQAGEIAQALMLWQAKTPTLVLPAGNKWPVTEQSKQSLAAQGWQLTSRKTGGAPVPQLPGIINLSHIYHWPGKEPYNIQKAYLQLCHVLSLFFEGLGVDVDIHATPGSYCDGDYNLNINKQKVVGTAQRVLLKKGGGQIVLSQACILLDVDLEDIVTPVNFYNQVCGNSTVIDAKVHTPLYAHLPTLPSVDSLFQQLSQAFIRHA; this is encoded by the coding sequence TTGACGTTAACTAACAAACTCGTACGCTATCCACATATTGATGCTGACCGCGCTTTTGAAAAAGAAGATGAATTATTGCAGCAAATACAGGCAGGTGAGATTGCGCAGGCCTTGATGCTTTGGCAAGCAAAAACGCCCACACTTGTTTTACCCGCGGGAAATAAATGGCCAGTTACAGAGCAATCTAAACAAAGCTTAGCGGCACAAGGTTGGCAACTCACATCACGCAAAACAGGTGGCGCGCCAGTTCCCCAATTGCCGGGGATCATTAACCTGTCGCACATTTATCATTGGCCCGGCAAAGAGCCTTACAATATTCAGAAAGCTTACTTGCAGTTGTGTCATGTTCTAAGCCTGTTTTTTGAAGGGCTTGGTGTCGACGTAGATATTCACGCCACGCCGGGTTCGTACTGTGATGGTGACTACAACCTCAATATCAATAAACAAAAGGTAGTAGGAACCGCCCAGCGTGTTTTACTCAAAAAAGGCGGTGGCCAGATTGTGCTGTCTCAAGCCTGTATCCTGCTCGATGTCGACCTAGAAGACATTGTTACCCCCGTGAACTTTTATAACCAAGTTTGCGGGAATTCAACCGTGATTGATGCGAAAGTGCATACGCCTTTGTACGCACATTTACCAACACTTCCCAGTGTTGATTCACTATTTCAACAGCTAAGCCAAGCCTTCATCAGGCATGCCTGA
- a CDS encoding lipase secretion chaperone, with product MKKTVLSLLCIVGVACAVYFNLDASSEITEVQVQSQRDTNIDKDSARETFDYFLAGLGEEDLMTLQANFLRFNQEQAESYQLDEDLFKRFIEYRASLADLESGAFQSLDLNVLQQLDDQLLALQLRYFSIAEQQTLFANENAMRQLALTQLRLKEQFKDKETYQQAWQQELDQLSPDLQQGYRNASLLTELHDTQALDDQDRYLQQQALVGTAAADRLEQLRLDRKAFQHKLDNYLAQRADIAADLTLDADAQLIAIDELRRQTFSENQQRRVRALESMENLPKS from the coding sequence ATGAAAAAGACCGTACTGTCACTATTATGTATTGTTGGAGTTGCCTGTGCGGTCTATTTCAACCTTGATGCATCTTCTGAAATCACGGAAGTTCAGGTTCAGTCGCAACGAGATACCAATATCGATAAAGATTCGGCGCGAGAGACGTTTGATTACTTTCTCGCAGGGTTGGGTGAGGAAGACTTGATGACATTACAAGCAAACTTTTTGCGCTTCAATCAAGAACAAGCAGAGAGTTATCAGCTTGATGAGGATTTATTTAAACGCTTTATTGAATATCGTGCTTCCTTAGCCGATCTTGAATCAGGCGCTTTTCAAAGCCTCGATTTGAACGTCTTGCAGCAACTTGATGATCAGTTACTTGCTTTACAGTTGAGGTATTTTTCAATAGCCGAGCAGCAGACTTTGTTTGCAAATGAAAATGCGATGCGCCAACTTGCGCTTACACAGTTGAGATTAAAAGAGCAATTTAAAGATAAAGAGACTTATCAACAAGCGTGGCAACAAGAGCTTGATCAGCTCTCACCAGATTTACAGCAAGGCTATCGTAATGCCAGCCTGCTAACAGAACTTCATGATACGCAAGCCTTAGATGACCAAGACCGATACCTGCAGCAACAAGCTCTAGTGGGGACTGCCGCTGCAGATAGGCTGGAACAGCTTCGTCTTGATCGCAAAGCTTTTCAACACAAGCTGGACAATTACTTAGCGCAGCGTGCGGACATTGCTGCGGATCTGACTCTAGATGCTGATGCGCAGTTAATAGCTATTGACGAGTTACGCCGCCAGACGTTTTCTGAAAATCAACAGCGTCGAGTACGCGCCCTAGAGTCGATGGAGAACCTTCCGAAGAGTTAG